The nucleotide window CACTTCGACCTCACCCTGCAACAGCGGCAACAGGCGCACCCTGAACATAAGCCTGCCGAACGTAGCGAGATCCCCGTCGAACTGCGGCAGGTTCTTGACCCGCACTTCTTCGACAGCCACGCCGAGCCATGGGTAGAACATGAGATCCACCGCGCCTTCAATGGTAGTCTCGCGTCGCACGAGGTTGCCGAGGACCTCTTCCATCTCCGTACGGAACGCCTGGCTGTTGAGCCAGCCGCTGACGCGCCATGCGCCCGCTCCAAGAAGGAGAAGTGCCAGCAGCAGGGCCATGGATGTTATGCGCAGTAACCGTTTCATGTGGGGTATTCCGGAAAAAGGTCCCTACCGTTTCATAAAGACGGAGCAACCGAGGGGGCGTCCCGTTTCTTCGGCGACGCGCTCGCACTTGGCCTTGAAAGCGAAGAAGACATCCTCCCAGCGGTCGAAAAGCGCCTCGAAGTTGCCCTGCCCCTTGCTGAGAATGACATCGGCTCTGCGCATCTTGTACAGGAAGTCGGGGCTGCAACGCTCAAGCACGGTGCCGGGGGTGTCTACCCCGCTCTCTACCACTTCGCAGCGTTCGGTCATGCCGACCATGCGTGCATCGGCCAGAAGCGCATCATTGAGGACGGGCTTGGAGCGCACGGCATAGGTCACGCGGCATCCGACCTGCTTGAGGCGATCCACCAACAGAGTATCCAGGGCAATCTCTCCGGCGTTGTCCCCGAGGATGAGCACGCTGGCTCCATCCACGCAGCGACTGGCGAAGTCACGCACCTGCGTATCGTCGATACTGCTTTCGAGGCAGGCAAGTTCTTCGCGCCAGTCAAAGGCGTGGTCCAGTCCACGATCTATGTAATTACCTATGATGGCGGCCTCAAGCGCCGTGGCCAAGGGATTCTCGGACGTATCCACCAGACGCTTCACATCGGGCAGCACCTCCATCACCCGCCTGTTGGAGTCCACCTTGTCCTTCGCGAAGACATCACCGCAACCGGTCTCCGTCAACACCAGCTCATTGAGCATACTGGCAACTGACGGCGGACACAGCTCGAAATCAAGTTCAGGAAGCATGGCCGACCATTTGCGCACGATTCGTTCATGAATATCCGGACGGTCCGGAGCGGCGATGCGCGCGCCCGCCACCGCCATACGCATAAAGCACGGCATGCAGTCTATGGATGTCAGCAAATGTCTTTCTCCTGTCTCAGCAGGATGTTGCATATTCCTGAGGGCTTGGCAACGCTCCATGCCATGGCAGCTTTCGCCCACCAAGCCGGAAACGAGGCGAAATCTGCGTCCTACCCTCACACTCTCACACAAAATAATACAGTTATTTCAGCTAAATAAAAAATGGCACATCCCATGCTCACCATATAGTGAAACAGGAGGTAAAGAAATGCAAAGAATGAATAACAGACAAGGAAACGGCAATGGACGCGGCTGCGGTCGCGGTGACGGTTCCTGCGGCGGTCGCGGCAAGGGGCGCGGACGTCGGGACGGCTCCTTCGGCGGACAGGGTTCCGGTCAGGGACGAGGCGACGGAAGCGGCAAAGACCGCAAGCGCGAAAACACCGCTGCGCGGGAATCACGGAACGTACGACTCAGACGCCGTGACGGCTCCTGCATGAACGACAACAACCAGAGGAACAATGCGAATCGCCGTCGCCAGTGGTAAGGGCGGAACAG belongs to Desulfovibrio oxyclinae DSM 11498 and includes:
- a CDS encoding damage-control phosphatase ARMT1 family protein — encoded protein: MLTSIDCMPCFMRMAVAGARIAAPDRPDIHERIVRKWSAMLPELDFELCPPSVASMLNELVLTETGCGDVFAKDKVDSNRRVMEVLPDVKRLVDTSENPLATALEAAIIGNYIDRGLDHAFDWREELACLESSIDDTQVRDFASRCVDGASVLILGDNAGEIALDTLLVDRLKQVGCRVTYAVRSKPVLNDALLADARMVGMTERCEVVESGVDTPGTVLERCSPDFLYKMRRADVILSKGQGNFEALFDRWEDVFFAFKAKCERVAEETGRPLGCSVFMKR